One region of Xyrauchen texanus isolate HMW12.3.18 unplaced genomic scaffold, RBS_HiC_50CHRs HiC_scaffold_63, whole genome shotgun sequence genomic DNA includes:
- the LOC127642459 gene encoding beta/gamma crystallin domain-containing protein 3-like, producing the protein MEPISLLRIYSQTHYNGESREFVSEAPDCGGLRLQSFRVIRGSWLLFDEEGFSGNQYILGEGLYPDLTSCGCASAVIKSVKPIPYSFTDPSVSLFSLSGFEGLEETSHSDVENISHFFSQSVRVNSGLWVAYEYSHFKGRQMLLQLQGYPDWGGHSSWDTIGSLRPLKLPKVHLQIRNRALDSVLTTESVPINLPAKVFLSSADRSLNTQRWIFTDSLLKNTVTRGCLSVIGAKACAGARVALWEEHGRVNQRWSLNEDGTFSSHLNRSLVLDIKGGVTADTDHLILSPLCVDTNTQNWDVDVL; encoded by the exons ATGGAGCCAATTTCTTTG CTGCGCATCTACAGTCAGACGCATTACAACGGTGAGAGCCGAGAGTTTGTGAGTGAAGCTCCGGACTGTGGCGGTCTCAGACTCCAGTCGTTCCGGGTCATCAGAGGGAG TTGGCTGCTCTTCGATGAGGAGGGTTTCTCTGGTAACCAGTACATCCTGGGGGAGGGGCTTTACCCTGACCTCACTTCCTGTGGCTGTGCATCAGCGGTCATCAAGTCTGTAAAGCCCATTCCATAC AGTTTCACCGATCCGTCCGTCAGTCTGTTTTCTCTCAGCGGTTTTGAGGGACTTGAGGAAACGTCACATTCAGATGTGGAGAACATCTCACACTTCTTCAGCCAATCTGTGAGAGTCAACAGCGGCCT GTGGGTGGCATATGAATACAGTCATTTTAAGGGGCGTCAGATGCTCTTGCAGCTGCAAGGATATCCAGATTGGGGGGGTCACAGCAGTTGGGACACAATTGGATCATTGAGGCCCCTCAAACTG CCCAAAGTTCACCTTCAGATACGAAATCGGGCGCTGGACTCCGTCCTAACCACAGAGAGTGTCCCGATTAATTTACCGGCAAAGGTGTTCCTGAGTTCTGCCGATCGTTCCTTGAACACGCAGCGCTGGATCTTCACCGACAGTCTTCTAAAGAACACG GTGACGAGAGGTTGTCTGTCTGTGATCGGTGCAAAGGCGTGTGCGGGTGCCAGAGTGGCATTATGGGAAGAACACGGGCGTGTGAATCAGAGATGGAGTCTGAATGAAGATGGGACATTCTCCTCACATTTAAATCGCAGTCTCGTTTTGGACATCAAAG gTGGAGTTACTGCTGACACGGATCATCTGATTCTGAGTCCGCTGTGTGTCGATACAAACACTCAAAACTGGGACGTGGACGTGCTGTGA